The Macadamia integrifolia cultivar HAES 741 unplaced genomic scaffold, SCU_Mint_v3 scaffold3239, whole genome shotgun sequence genome window below encodes:
- the LOC122067925 gene encoding putative cytochrome c biosynthesis ccmC-like mitochondrial protein: MSVSLLQPSFFMSKTRSYAQILIGSRLFLTAMAIHLSLRVAPQDLQQGGNSRIPYVHVPAARMSILVYIATAINSFMFLLTKHPLFLRSSGTGTEMGAFSTLFTLVTGGFRGRPMWGTFRVWDARLTSVFISFLIYLGALRFQKLPVEPAPISIRAGPIDIPIIKSPVNWWNTSHQPGSISRSGTSIHVPMLIPILSNFANSPFSTRILFVLETRLPIPSFPESPLTEEIEAREGIPKPSSLAEIDGSCRKGTKLD; the protein is encoded by the coding sequence ATGTCCGTTTCGTTATTACAACCTTCTTTCTTTATGTCAAAGACCAGAAGCTACGCGCAAATTCTCATTGGATCTCGGTTGTTCTTAACAGCGATGGCTATTCATTTAAGTCTTCGGGTAGCACCACAAGATCTTCAACAAGGTGGAAATTCTCGTATTCCGTATGTACATGTTCCTGCGGCTCGGATGAGTATACTTGTATATATCGCAACGGCTATAAACAGTTTTATGTTCCTTTTAACAAAACATCCCCTTTTTCTTCGCTCTTCCGGAACCGGTACAGAAATGGGTGCTTTTTCTACGTTGTTTACCTTAGTGACTGGGGGGTTTCGGGGAAGACCTATGTGGGGCACCTTTCGGGTGTGGGATGCTCGTTTAACCTCTGTATTCATCTCGTTCCTTATTTACCTGGGTGCACTGCGTTTTCAAAAGCTTCCTGTCGAACCGGCTCCTATTTCAATCCGTGCTGGACCGATCGATATACCAATAATTAAGTCTCCAGTCAACTGGTGGAATACATCGCATCAACCTGGGAGCATTAGCCGATCTGGTACATCAATACATGTTCCAATGCTCATTCCAATCTTGTCCAACTTTGCTAactcccccttctcaacccgtATCTTGTTCGTTCTGGAAACACGTCTTCCTATTCCATCTTTTCCCGAATCTCCTTTAACGGAAGAAATAGAAGCTCGAGAAGGAATACCAAAACCTAGTTCACTCGCTGAGATTGACGGTTCATGCCGGAAAGGTACGAAGTTGGACTAA